Part of the bacterium genome, GCGACTGCCCGCCCTACCCGGCGATCTGTCCGTAGTCCGCCGCCGTCCCACAATACCGCTTGGCCGCAAGTCCGCGATGTGCGATAGTATCGGCCGGGATTCATCCGGCGCATGCCACAGGTTCAATCACAACTGCAGACGACCTCATCGCCACCCGCCGGCGATGACTTGCGGCGTGTCCTGACGTACTGGGACGCGGTCGCGCTGATTGCCGGGATCATGATCGGCTCGGGGATTTTCGCGACGCCACCGCAGATTGCCGCGTCGCTGGACCGGTTCGGGCCGATGATCTCGGTGTGGCTGCTCGGAGGGCTGCTGGCGCTCTGCGGCGCGCTCACCTACGCCGAGCTGGCGGCGATGTACCCGCGCACCGGCGGCGCGTTTGTGTTTCTGCGCGAGGCGTACGGTCGGCCTCCGGCTTTTGTCTATGGCTGGTCGGCCCTGCTCATCACCTATCCCGCCTCGGTCGCCGCGGTCGCGGTGGTCTTTGCCGCGTATCTCAAGCGATTGGTTCCCGGCATCCCGATCCCCGAGAGCGTCATCGCCGCGGGGCTGGCGCTTTTCGCCTGCGGGTTGAACATGCTCGGCGTGGTTTTGGGCGCGCGGGTTCAGCGGACGTTTACCGCCGCCAAGGTGGGGGCGCTGGTGTCGCTTGTTGTCTTTGCGGTCTTTGCCACCGAGGGGCAATTTACGCACCTGACGCCGATTTGGGCGGCTCCGTCGGGAGGCTGGCAGGTGGGCGCGTTCGCGCTGGCGATGGCGTCGGTCATGTGGACCTATGAGGGTTGGGCCGACGGCCCGACCCTCTCCGGTGAAGTGAAGGACATCCGCCGCGATCTGCCGCGGGCCCTGATCATCGGCACCGGCGCGGTGACGATTGTCTACATCCTCGTCAACGCTTCCTACGTCTATGTTCTCTCGATTCCCGGCATCGCGGCCAGTTCCTCGGTGGCGGTGGACATGGCCGAGCACACCATGGGGCAGTTTGGCGGGCTGTTTGTCAACCTGCTGGTGATCGCCTCGACCGCGGGGAGTGTCAATGGGATGGTGATTGCCGGTTCGCGGGTGTCGTTTGCGATGGCGCGCGAGTGCCTGTTCTTCGAATCCGTTGGACGCGTGCATCCGCGTCTGCAGACCCCGGCGAACGCGCTGGCGATTCTCGGCGTGGTGTCGGCAACGTACTGCCTGCTGGGCACCTTTGACCAGCTGATCCGCTACTTTGTGTTCGTGGCAATGATCTGGTTTGTCATGAACATCCTGGCGGTCTTTGTCCTGCGCACCCGCGCGCCGCGTCTGGACCGGCCCTTCCGAGTTCCCCTCTACCCGGTGACACCGGCGATCTTTCTCGTCGTGGCGCTGGGGCTGATGTACCAGCTCTTCCACGAGAACACCCGCGATTCGGTGATCGGGCTGGTCATCATCGCGGTGAGTTTCCCTGCCTACTGGCTCTGGCGGCGCTTCTACTGCAAGTAGAGTCGCTCCTGCCGTGCACGGCCCGCGAGGGCCATGCCCGACGGCCCGAACCTGCTCTGTTCGATGTCCGCGAATTATGCGGTCTTACTCGTAGCGCAGCGCTTCAATGGGGTTGACGCGCGCGGCGCGCCAGGCGGGGTAGAGGCCGGCGATCATGCCGGTGCCGGCCGACATTGCCAGGCCGATAAAGGTCCACAGCAAGGAGAGCGAGTAGTGCCAGTCGAGCAGGGAGGTTACCAGCAGGCCGACCAGCGCGCCGACCACGATGCCGATGATGCCGCCCATGCCGGTCAGGGTGCCGGCTTCGACGAGGAACTGGAACATGATGTTGGCGCGGCGGGCGCCGACCGCCTTGCGCACGCCGATCTCGCGCGTGCGCTGGGTGACCGCGATCAGCATGATGTTCATCACGCCGATCACGCCGACCAGCAACCCGACGCAGGCGACGCCGGTCGCGCCGAGCTGCACTTTGACGACGATGTCGCCGACCTGGTCTTTGAACCGGGCCTGGGTCTCGACGCCGAAGTTGTTCTCGTCTTCCGGCCGCAGTTTCCGCACCCGGCGCACGGCGTTGACGACCTGATCGAGGGCCTCGTCGAAGACCTCGCGCGAGACCGCGCTGACCAGCAGTTCCACTTCCTTTTCGTTGGGGTAGAGCCGCTCGAAAGTGGACATCGGGATGAAGGCGAAATCGTTCTCACTGATGTTGAAGAAGTCCTCGATGTGCTCCATCACGCCAATGACCTGGAACCTGTAGCCGTTGATGCGGATGTCCTTGCCGACCGCGTCGGCTCGGGTGTCGAAGAGGGCGTCGGCGATCTCGGGTCCGATGACAACCACCATCGCCTCGCGCGCCATGTCGTTGTCGTCAAACGAGCGGCCGTGTTCGATCTCCCGCGCCATCACATCAACCCACTCCGGCCAGGTGCCGCGGAAATCGTCGGGGGTGCGGATTTCCTTTTCCTCGTACTTGAGGATGTTGTTGCGGGCGCTCTTCTGCGGCGCGATCGCGCCGACCAACGGACACATCTCGCGGATGGCGTAGGCCTCGTCCATCGTGATCGGCTTGCGGCGGCGCTCCTCCTCGGTCAGGTTGTCCCAGTCCTCGTGGCCGGTCCACTGGCTGACGTACATCACGTTGCGGCCGATCTTGTCGATCGATTCGTAGGTGTACTGCGTGAACCCGTCCATGATCGTGTTGACAAGGATCACCGCCCCGACGCCGATCATGACGCCGATAATAGTCATGATCGAGCGGAACTTGTTGACGCGGACGGCATCGAACGCCAGCCGCATCCCCTCGACCATCTCCGGCCAGGTCTTGACCGACTTACTCATAGGACAGCGCCTTGATCGGGTCGAGGCGCGAGGCCTTCCACGCCGGGTAAATGCCGAAGAACAGGCCGACGCCGGTCGAGATGCCGAGGCCGAGAATCAACCCCAGCGCCGTGGCCGAGACATGGATGTCCAGCAGGGAGGTCAGCACGGTCCGTCCCAGGAGGATTCCGAAGGTGGCGCCCAACAGCCCGCCGACCAGCGAAAGGATCAGCGATTCGTAGAGGAATTGCAGCAGCACATGCCGCCGGCGCGCGCCGATCGACTTGCGGATGCCGATTTCGCGAGTGCGCTCGGACACGGAGATCATCATGATGTTCATGATGACGATCCCGCCGATGACAATCGACAGAAGCGGCAGCGACACCACCAGCACCCGGAAGGCGCGGGTGATGTTGTTGATGAAGCTGAGGATCGCATCGGGGGTGAAGATCTCGAAGTCATCGGGCTTCTCGTAGTCGACCCGACGGATGGTGCGCAGCACCACGCGCACCTGGTCCATGGCGCGTTCGCGGGACTCCATCGATGCGGCCCTGATCACCAGATTGACCGGGTTGCCCGGCTTGGGATACAGCGACTGATGGGTGGCCAACGGAATGGAGACAAACTCGTCGGCTTCGTCGCCGAAGAGGCCGCCGACCGACTCCGCGACGCCGATCACGGTGAATTCTTTGGGCCCGATCCGAATGCGTTTGCCGATGGGATCCTCGTTGGGAAAGAGCTTGTCTTTCACCTTGCCGCCAATGAAGGCGACTTTGGCGCGGCGGTGGTCATCCTCCCAGGAGAAGTAACGTCCTTCCACGACGTCCTTTTCGCGAATGGCCAGCATGTTGGGCGTCTCGCCGGTGACCTGCACCCAGCTCATACCCTGCGCGCCGTATTTGAGATGATCGCTGGCATACCCCTCGGCGCCGATGTCCTCGCAGTCGGGGCAGCCCTCGCGCAACGGATCGATCAGGTGGCGGTTGAGTTTCTTGCGCTTGAGACGCTCGAGGTACTGCTTCATGTCGACGGCGAAACCGATGCGGGAAACCATGAACGTGTTCGGCCCCATCGACTCGAACGTCTGCACCATGTTCTTCTGCATGCCCTCGACGGTCGAGACGATGGCAATGACCGACGTCACGCCCATCACCATGCCGACGATGGTCAGGACAGAGCGGAGGCGGTTGACCCACAGGGCGGAAAACGCCTCTTTGATGAGAGACAAAAGGATCATGGCCGTCCGCGCGCGAGGCGGCTACTTCTTGTCCGGGCCGCCGCCGGTGGGATTATCGACGCGCACCAACTCCCCGTCGGAGAGACGTCGCAACGTCTGGAAGGAGCCGGAGACCACGCTGTCGCCGGGAGCCAGGCCCTCGTGCACGGCGATGTTGCGGTCATCGGCAATGCCGGTCCGGATCTCCCGGAAGGCGGCCTTGCCATCCTTGATCAGAAAGACGCCGGTCTTGCGGATCTTCTTGGCTTTGCGTGCCGGGCCTGATTCAGTCGACTCGGCATCGGGGTCGTCAGTGGCGGCGGCGTGCGCCGTGCCAACCGCGCTGGCCTCCTCGACGGGCGTCGCGGACTTCTTGAGCGAGTCCGGATCGAACTCACGGGTGACGACGGCGGCATACGGAACCAGCAGGGCATCCGCCGCGGTCGCGGTGGTGATGTCCACCGAGGCCGACATGCCGGGACGCACTCCGGGGTTGGCATCGGCGAAACGCACCTTGACCCGGAAGCTGGTGGTGTAGCTTTCGGTCCCCTGGCCCGAGATGGTCGCCGAGTTGCCGACTTCCACCACTTCGCCGGCAAACGACGTGTCGCGGAAGGCATCGACGCGGATCTTGGCGGTCTGGCCCACCTGGACCTTGGCGACTTCGGTCTCATCGACATCGACTTCGACCTCGAACACCGACAGATCGGCGATCGTCATCAGCGTCTGGCCCTGTGTAAACGAGGTCTGCGCCTGCGAGATTTCGCCGACCTCCGCGCCGAGGTAGGTTACCACGCCGTCCATCGGCGCGGTGATCCGGGTCTTGCGCAGATTATCCAGCGCCTTGTCGAGGCGGGCGCGGCCGGTTTTGACCTGCGCCTCCATGGCGTCGTACTCGGCCTTGCTGCTTTCGTAGGCAAGCCGGGCGTTGGTGTATTCGGTTTCCGAGGACAGTTTCTGGGCGTAGAGTTTTTCCTGCCGTTCGGCCTCGAGCTTGTCGCGTTCGAATTGCGCCTTGGCGGAAGCCGTGCGTGAGGTCAACTCATCCAGCGAGTAACGCGCCTGGGCGACATCCGATTTCAGCTGGACGGTGTCCAAAAGCAGGAGTGGTTGCCCCTTGGTGACTCGATCCCCTTCGCGGACATAGATTTCGCGAATCTCGGCCGAGACCTCCGCCACGATGTTGACCTTGGTCTGCGGCTGGATACGTCCGGAAGCGTTGACCAGTTCGGTGATGTCGTCCTTGATCGCGACATCCGCCTGAACCACCGTGCGTTTGTCGCCGGATTTGGTGAGGGAAATCAGAGCAAAGACGATGATGATCAAAGCGATGCCGCCGCCGATCAGCAGCTTCTTCCGGGAGCGCCATTTGATAGCCATGCCCCCTGAGTACGGACATGACAGCGGCAAGTTGCGTTGGTGCCCGACTTTTTTCGGCCGCGGCGCTCACTCCAAGCCGTAATCAAGCACATAATCCGGCGGCTCGCCGCCGGGCCCCTTCAGGTAGTGCTCCAACCACTGAAGCATCCGCAGGTTGTAGTCGCGCTGGGCGGCGGCCTTGCGATTGCCGTGCGCCTCATCGGGATACCACACCAGACGGACCGGCGCCTTCCCGCGCATCGTCAGGTGGGTGTAAAGCTCCAGCGATTGGGAGGGATTGACTCGCGTATCCTTCTTGCCGTGCAGGATCAACGTCGGCGTCTTTGATCGGTCGGCGTAGTAGATCGGGCTGCGTTCCAGCAGGAATTGCCAGTTCTCCCACGGCGTCTTGCGCAGATGCACTTCGATCAATTCGTTGGGAATGTCAGAAATCGCGAACTTTGAGACCTGATCGGTGACGCCGACCGACATGACCGCCGCGGCGAAGCGATCGGAGTAGTAGGTCGCGCACCAGGCCGTGGCGTAGCCGCCGTATGATCCCCCCGTCACTCCCACCTTGGCGCTGTCGACCAGTCCGGCGCCGATCAGGTGGTCGACGCCGTCGATCAGGTCGTCGAATTCCTTCCCGGCCAAATCGCCGTGGTCCATCTTCGAGAATTCCACTCCCCGCCCGGTGCTGGCCCGGTAGTTCGGGTAGAAGACCGCCATGCCGCGGGCGGCGGCGACCTGCCCGGCGCTGGCGTAATTGGTCAGCCAGCCATTCTGATAATGCGCCTCCGGACCCCCATGCACCTGCAAGATGAGGGGGTAGCGGGTGCCGGGTTGTTCGTTGAGGGGACGGATCAGGATGCCTTCGATCTCCAGGCCATCCCGCGCCGTGTAGCGGACCACTTCCTGCGGCGCCAGGGCGCAATCGGCCAGCCAAAGGTTGTTGTCGGTCAGACGCACCGGCTCGGAACCGGTGCTCCGGCGGTAGTAGACTTCCGTGGGATGCCGCGGTGAATTCCCGGTCAGCGCCAGCGCGCCGGTCAGGTCCGCATACGAAAACGACGTGAAGATCGCGCCCTCCTCGGGCCGGCCGATGGGTGTCTGCCGGTCGGACCAGATCGGCGCGGGAGAGGCATACAGGCGCGACTGGCGTTCATCGAGGCCGATCACGTCGAGATGCGACCAAACGCCCTGATTGACGAGGACGACCAGCGACTGATTGTCGCGCCAGGCAAAATCGGCGATGTCGCCCTGCAGGTCGGGGATGATGTCGATCGGAACGCCGCCGGAAGACGGCGCGATCATCAACCGTCCCGCGGCGGGATCGTTGGGATCGGCCCCGGCGATCATGGCCAGATGGCGCCCGTCGGGCGACCAGGCCACCTGTCCGATCTTGCCGGGATTGTCGATTCTGGCGATCAGCGCGCCGTTTGCGGCATCGATGACGTGCACGCGACGGCGCATGTACTCATCGTCGGCCATGGCGGTCGGCGCCAGACAGAGCGCGATTTTCCCGCCGTCGGGGCTCCAGTGCGCCTCGGAGGCGCTGCCGGTCAGGTCCAGCCGCTTGGCCAGCGAATCGGGGGCGTCCACCGCGCGCACCCAGACCCGGACCGGTTCTTTGGACTCGGTATAGACTTCCTGCGTGAAGCCCTTCTTGCGGAGTGACTCGATCGCCTTCGGGGTCGGCTCGGTCGCCAGGAAGAACAGGCGCTGCCCGGAGGGATCCAGTTCATAATTGGCGATGTCGGCGCCATGTTCGGCGATCTTGCGCGATTCGCCGCCGTCAAGGGGGATCTCATAGAGCGCGCGTTTCTCATCCTCGCCGCGGCGGGCCAGATAGGTGATCGCGCGGCCATCGGGCGTCCAGCGCACCGTGGTCACATTGACCGCGCCGGTGACATACGGCCGCGAGCGCCCGTCGGCGTCGACCACATGCAGCTCCTCCCACGCCGCGCCATCCTTCTCGGTGCGCAGATCGCGGGGCACGCGCAGCGTGTAGGCGATCCATTTCCCATCGGGGGAGATGACGGCGCTGGTGACGCCGCGCAGGCGGGCCACTTGATCGGGTGTCAGGGGATCGCGCGCGGCGGCGTCACGCGGCCAGACGGCCAACACGACCAAGGCGACCAGCGTGGCGATCGTCACAACCGGCAGTGGACGACACTTCATGGCAGCCTCCGGAGATTGCGGCGCGGTGCGCAATGAACCGGACCCGCATACGGGTATTTCCGCGCCGCCGGGGCCTACGATAGCAACACCGGGCCGCGTTGTCGACGGCGTTGTCAGAAATCTGGCAAAACTGTCAAAAGTCGCGGCGAATTCGGACAAGAACCTGTCACTATGTGCCGTCGCTCCCTTGCGTTTATCCCCTATCCCATATCTTGTTTGCGTCACCGGAGCGTACTCCGGTCGGAGGATGAGAACCCCTATGCCCCATCGGCGTGGCGTGACAATGGTGTGGTTGCTGCTTTGGGCGGCGGCCCTGATGCTGACCGTGGCTTCGCGCGCGGCCCTCGGCGCGGAGAAGACTTGCTACGACTGCCACGAGGAGGCAAAGACCCGCTTCAAGAAGAAAGTTCAGCACGAACCGGTCGCCAAAGGCGATTGCGAAGATTGCCATCTGCGCCACGGGTTCTCGAATATGCTGATCCTCAAAAAGGACGGCAAAGAACTCTGCTTGGAATGCCACACCGATTTCGACACCACCGTGGCATCCGGCGCGCATGCGCACCCGGCGTTCGCGCAGGGAATGTGCAACACCTGCCATGAGCCGCACGCCTCCGATCAAAAGGGACTGATCCGCCACCTCGACGGCGATGTAGTCTGCCTCGCCTGCCATAAGCAATTGGCGGACACGTCATCGGCCTCGCGGCAGCATCCGCCGTTTGCCGAACGCGCCTGCGGGCAGTGCCACGTGCCCCACACCGGTCCGTTGGACAAGCTCCTCAACGCCGATCAGCGCTCGCAGTGCGGGGTCTGCCACGACAATGGGGGCGTTCAGCGCGCGCATGACGCCAAGGGGATCAACCCGGCGGGGCTGGAATGCTCGGGCTGCCACGATCCGCATCGCTCGTCCAAGCCCGCGCTGATCGGCGAGCATGTGCATCCGCCAGTGGCCGACGGCATGTGCGACGCCTGCCACACCGGGGAACCTGTGCCGCCGCAGTCCATCGGCGCGGCCGATTCCACCTGGAACGGGTGCTCCGCCTGCCATGAGAACATCGGCGCCAAACTGGAACTGGCCACGCCGCATGCGC contains:
- a CDS encoding amino acid permease, with amino-acid sequence MPQVQSQLQTTSSPPAGDDLRRVLTYWDAVALIAGIMIGSGIFATPPQIAASLDRFGPMISVWLLGGLLALCGALTYAELAAMYPRTGGAFVFLREAYGRPPAFVYGWSALLITYPASVAAVAVVFAAYLKRLVPGIPIPESVIAAGLALFACGLNMLGVVLGARVQRTFTAAKVGALVSLVVFAVFATEGQFTHLTPIWAAPSGGWQVGAFALAMASVMWTYEGWADGPTLSGEVKDIRRDLPRALIIGTGAVTIVYILVNASYVYVLSIPGIAASSSVAVDMAEHTMGQFGGLFVNLLVIASTAGSVNGMVIAGSRVSFAMARECLFFESVGRVHPRLQTPANALAILGVVSATYCLLGTFDQLIRYFVFVAMIWFVMNILAVFVLRTRAPRLDRPFRVPLYPVTPAIFLVVALGLMYQLFHENTRDSVIGLVIIAVSFPAYWLWRRFYCK
- a CDS encoding ABC transporter permease; protein product: MSKSVKTWPEMVEGMRLAFDAVRVNKFRSIMTIIGVMIGVGAVILVNTIMDGFTQYTYESIDKIGRNVMYVSQWTGHEDWDNLTEEERRRKPITMDEAYAIREMCPLVGAIAPQKSARNNILKYEEKEIRTPDDFRGTWPEWVDVMAREIEHGRSFDDNDMAREAMVVVIGPEIADALFDTRADAVGKDIRINGYRFQVIGVMEHIEDFFNISENDFAFIPMSTFERLYPNEKEVELLVSAVSREVFDEALDQVVNAVRRVRKLRPEDENNFGVETQARFKDQVGDIVVKVQLGATGVACVGLLVGVIGVMNIMLIAVTQRTREIGVRKAVGARRANIMFQFLVEAGTLTGMGGIIGIVVGALVGLLVTSLLDWHYSLSLLWTFIGLAMSAGTGMIAGLYPAWRAARVNPIEALRYE
- a CDS encoding ABC transporter permease; this translates as MILLSLIKEAFSALWVNRLRSVLTIVGMVMGVTSVIAIVSTVEGMQKNMVQTFESMGPNTFMVSRIGFAVDMKQYLERLKRKKLNRHLIDPLREGCPDCEDIGAEGYASDHLKYGAQGMSWVQVTGETPNMLAIREKDVVEGRYFSWEDDHRRAKVAFIGGKVKDKLFPNEDPIGKRIRIGPKEFTVIGVAESVGGLFGDEADEFVSIPLATHQSLYPKPGNPVNLVIRAASMESRERAMDQVRVVLRTIRRVDYEKPDDFEIFTPDAILSFINNITRAFRVLVVSLPLLSIVIGGIVIMNIMMISVSERTREIGIRKSIGARRRHVLLQFLYESLILSLVGGLLGATFGILLGRTVLTSLLDIHVSATALGLILGLGISTGVGLFFGIYPAWKASRLDPIKALSYE
- a CDS encoding efflux RND transporter periplasmic adaptor subunit, with the protein product MAIKWRSRKKLLIGGGIALIIIVFALISLTKSGDKRTVVQADVAIKDDITELVNASGRIQPQTKVNIVAEVSAEIREIYVREGDRVTKGQPLLLLDTVQLKSDVAQARYSLDELTSRTASAKAQFERDKLEAERQEKLYAQKLSSETEYTNARLAYESSKAEYDAMEAQVKTGRARLDKALDNLRKTRITAPMDGVVTYLGAEVGEISQAQTSFTQGQTLMTIADLSVFEVEVDVDETEVAKVQVGQTAKIRVDAFRDTSFAGEVVEVGNSATISGQGTESYTTSFRVKVRFADANPGVRPGMSASVDITTATAADALLVPYAAVVTREFDPDSLKKSATPVEEASAVGTAHAAATDDPDAESTESGPARKAKKIRKTGVFLIKDGKAAFREIRTGIADDRNIAVHEGLAPGDSVVSGSFQTLRRLSDGELVRVDNPTGGGPDKK
- a CDS encoding S9 family peptidase codes for the protein MKCRPLPVVTIATLVALVVLAVWPRDAAARDPLTPDQVARLRGVTSAVISPDGKWIAYTLRVPRDLRTEKDGAAWEELHVVDADGRSRPYVTGAVNVTTVRWTPDGRAITYLARRGEDEKRALYEIPLDGGESRKIAEHGADIANYELDPSGQRLFFLATEPTPKAIESLRKKGFTQEVYTESKEPVRVWVRAVDAPDSLAKRLDLTGSASEAHWSPDGGKIALCLAPTAMADDEYMRRRVHVIDAANGALIARIDNPGKIGQVAWSPDGRHLAMIAGADPNDPAAGRLMIAPSSGGVPIDIIPDLQGDIADFAWRDNQSLVVLVNQGVWSHLDVIGLDERQSRLYASPAPIWSDRQTPIGRPEEGAIFTSFSYADLTGALALTGNSPRHPTEVYYRRSTGSEPVRLTDNNLWLADCALAPQEVVRYTARDGLEIEGILIRPLNEQPGTRYPLILQVHGGPEAHYQNGWLTNYASAGQVAAARGMAVFYPNYRASTGRGVEFSKMDHGDLAGKEFDDLIDGVDHLIGAGLVDSAKVGVTGGSYGGYATAWCATYYSDRFAAAVMSVGVTDQVSKFAISDIPNELIEVHLRKTPWENWQFLLERSPIYYADRSKTPTLILHGKKDTRVNPSQSLELYTHLTMRGKAPVRLVWYPDEAHGNRKAAAQRDYNLRMLQWLEHYLKGPGGEPPDYVLDYGLE